The Athene noctua chromosome 3, bAthNoc1.hap1.1, whole genome shotgun sequence genome includes a region encoding these proteins:
- the DYRK4 gene encoding dual specificity tyrosine-phosphorylation-regulated kinase 4 — MLTEIVDKSSHVDAFSQSQLTVQERDHLGSNRVFHQKVSRGVLSLPHLEGQAKHGLVADTANLSPLESSLPQITNKSLQHVLPSLQENGTRGNFSQFNLPDSLPESDTRAQTKPSELESTSISVKLPMTASEALKNFRNQLTVYEQKEIFNYTELWFLGLEAKKIEGLPETQNNNCYDDEHGSYLKVLHDHIAYRYEVLEVIGKGSFGQVAKCLDHKTNELVALKIIRNKKRFHSQALVEVKILDALLKKDKDDTHNIIHMKEYFYFRNHFCISFELLGINLYELIKKNNFQGFSLSLIRHFTQCVLRCLQVLYQERIIHCDLKPENILLYHKGQGSVKVIDFGSSCYEHQRVYTYVQSRFYRSPEVILGHPYAMAVDMWSLGCIIAELYTGYPLFPGENEVDQLACIMEVLGLPPADFIQAASRKRTFFDSKGFPKTITNSKGKKRCPDSKDLSTVLKTHDAGFLDFLKGCLMWEPALRMTPDEAMKHAWIQEPKIYRAKQKTQTSRKMSDGSFSTPENKKENIQNIWKDTPDKVKSELDERLTPTVPSTGTTENHVQNTRQHVIPEKHLESQIEKPIKNEQAEHSGETALPKNSLFFPPIK, encoded by the exons ATGCTGACAGAAATAGTTGACAAG TCTTCCCATGTGGATGCATTTTCTCAGTCTCAACTGACTGTTCAAGAGAGAGATCACCTGGGATCTAACAGAGTCTTCCATCAG AAAGTCAGCCGTGGTGTTCTTTCCCTCCCACATCTGGAAGGTCAAGCAAAGCATGGCTTGGTTGCAGACACTGCAAACCTTTCCCCCCTCGAAAGCAGCCTGCCTCAGATAACAAATAAGAGCTTGCAGCATGTCCTCCCCTCTCTTCAG gaaAATGGAACTCGAGGCAATTTTTCCCAATTTAACCTTCCAGACAGTCTTCCTGAAAGTGATACCAGAGCCCAGACAAAACCATCAGAACTGGAAAGCACCAGCATCAGTGTCAAACTGCCTATGACAGCTTCAG aaGCCTTGAAAAATTTTAGAAACCAGTTAACAGTCTATgagcaaaaagaaattttcaaTTATACAGAGCTATGGTTTCTTGGGCTGGAAGCTAAAAAGATTGAAGGTTTGCCTGAAACCCAGAATAATAATTGTTACGATGATGAGCATGGTTCCTACTTAAAG gtTTTACATGACCATATTGCATATCGCTATGAAGTGTTGGAGGTCATTGGGAAAGGGTCATTTGGGCAGGTGGCTAAATGCTTGGATCATAAAACCAATGAATTAGTGGCATTGAAAATAATAAGGAATAAGAAAAG ATTTCACAGCCAGGCTTTGGTAGAAGTGAAGATCCTTGATGCTCTCCTGAAGAAGGATAAAGATGATACTCACAATATCATCCACATGAAGGAATACTTCTACTTTCGCAATCACTTCTGTATTTCCTTTGAACTGCTGGG AATAAATTTGTATGAGCTCATCAAAAAGAACAACTTCCAAGGTTTCAGTTTGTCTTTAATTCGACACTTCACTCAGTGTGTGCTGAGATGTTTACAAGTGCTCTACCAGGAAAGAATCATTCACTGTGATCTGAAGCCT gagAACATATTATTATATCACAAAGGCCAAGGTTCAGTTAAAGTTATTGATTTTGGATCAAGCTGCTATGAACACCAAAGAG TGTACACCTATGTTCAGAGCCGGTTTTATCGCTCACCTGAAGTGATTCTCGGTCACCCTTACGCTATGGCTGTTGATATGTGGAGCTTAGGCTGTATCATAGCTGAGCTTTACACAGGCTACCCACTGTTTCCAGGGGAAAATGAAGTTGACCAACTTGCCTGCATCATGGAG GTATTGGGTCTCCCACCAGCTGATTTTATCCAGGCTGCATCAAGGAAGCGAACGTTCTTTG attccAAAGGTTTTCCTAAAACCATAACTAACAGCAAGGGGAAAAAGAGATGCCCAGACTCCAAGGATCTAAGCACAGTGCTGAAAACCCATGATGCTGGTTTCCTGGACTTTCTGAAAGGATGTCTAAT GTGGGAACCTGCCCTGCGCATGACTCCCGACGAAGCAATGAAGCATGCATGGATCCAGGAACCAAAAATATACagagcaaaacagaaaacacagacttCAAGGAAGATGAGTGATGGCTCTTTCTCTACAccggaaaataaaaaagaaaatattc AAAATATCTGGAAAGATACACCTGACAAAGTGAAAAGTGAACTGGATGAAAGACTGACTCCCACTGTGCCCTCCACAGGCACAACAGAAAACCATGTGCAGAACACAAGGCAACATGTTATCCCAGAGAAACATTTGGAAAGCCAAATTGAAAAGCCTATAAAAAATGAACAAGCAGAACACAGTGGCGAAACAGCTCTTccaaaaaattctctttttttcccaccaaTTAAGTAA